Genomic DNA from Acuticoccus sp. MNP-M23:
GCGGCGCATCATCGCCATTGCCGGGCCGCCCGCCTCCGGCAAGTCCACGCTAGCCGAGGCGGTGGTGGACGCTGCCAACGAAGCCCATCCCGGACGCGCGGCCCTTCTGCCGCAGGACGGCTTCCATTATGACGACGAGCTGCTGCGCCAACGCGGTCACCTTGCCCGCAAGGGTGCGCCGCACACATTCGACGTTGGCGGCCTTGCCAGCGCTCTCCACCGGCTGCGCGCCGGAGAGGACACGGTCGTCGTCCCGCGCTTTGACCGTAGCATCGAGATCGCACGGGCGGGGGCCATCCTGATCGGCCGGGACGCGCGCCTGATCGTGTGCGAAGGCAACTACCTGCTGCTGGATGAAGCCCCCTGGCGCACCCTCGCCCGCGCCTTTGACATGACCGCAACCCTTGACGTGGACGAGGCGGAACTTGAACGGCGCCTCACAGCGCGCTGGGAGGGGCATGGCCTTGCGCCGGCGGACATTGCTGCCAAGGTGGACGAGAACGACCTTCCCAATGCCCGTCTCGTGACCGCGCGCAGCCGCAAGCCGGACATTCGGATCATCTGAGCTGCAAACGACGGCGCAGCAGGGCGCTCTGCGTCCTTGCAAGGCGGCCGGCATGTGACCGGCTGGTCTCGACCGTTTCACCTGTTTTGCAGTATCGAGCCTGGAGAAAACTTCATGCGGACAGCATTCGTCATCGCATCACTCCTCCTCATTGCGTTCATCTCCGCCGGGCATGCAGCAACCGAGGCAGACTGTATGGCCGCGGTCCATGCGGCGCACCATCAGGGCAGCAGAAGCATCGGCCTGAAGAACGACAGCCAGAAGTCGATGCGCTTTTCGCAGATGATCTACGCGGCGGTCCACCAGGGCAAGATCGGCGAATACGAGAAGTGCCTTCAGATCGTCCGCAACGCGCGCGGGGGCTTCGGCTTTCCCGAGAAGCGCGACCGGCGGCAGGTTCAAGAAAAATAGTGCCAGAGCATTGAAGGCCGGGCGCAGAATTGGCGAAATCGGTGCTATGGATTCCCCGCAAACGTCCACACAGGAGCACCACGAAATGTTCAAGATCCTCAGCGCAGCGGCCCTTGCCATGACTCTCTCGGTCTTTGCCGCCGAAGCTGCCACCGAAGCCGATTGCGAGGCCGCCGTGGCGTCCGCCCAGGAGGCCGCAGAAGACAACATCACCCTGTCTCAGAACGAGCAGAAGCAGATGGAATTCTCCCAGAGGATCGAACACGCCGCGCAGGAAGGCATCAAAGGCAACCCGGACAAGTGCCTGGAGCTGGTGCATGACGTCCGCGGTGGCTTCGGCCTGCCGCAGTAAAAGGCGCGCCCGACGGGCTCGGCCCAAGGGCATCCCTGCCATTCGGCAATTATCCCGCACCGCAAACTGATTGCGGTGCGGGACTTGCTCGCACTCGATGTGCGGGGCAGTGTTGCGCTGCACAAACCAAGAAACCACGCCACAAGGCGGCAGGGCGGCTGCCGCGTCGAGGATCCGGCCATGACCATCATGCCCGACATGACGAGCGTTGACGACACTCCGGACAAGGACACTCCCTTGCGCGAAGACATCCGGCTTCTGGGCCGGCTGCTTGGCGACGTGGTGCGGGACCAGGAGGGCGGCGAGATATTCTCCGCCATCGAAACGGTCCGCCAGAACGCGATCCGCTTTCACCGCGACGAGGACCAGTCCGCCCGCGACGAGCTGGGGCAGATCCTCTCGTCCATGTCCCGTCACGGGA
This window encodes:
- a CDS encoding nucleoside/nucleotide kinase family protein, with translation MRTLGADAFTAELVTLAGQLTGGERRIIAIAGPPASGKSTLAEAVVDAANEAHPGRAALLPQDGFHYDDELLRQRGHLARKGAPHTFDVGGLASALHRLRAGEDTVVVPRFDRSIEIARAGAILIGRDARLIVCEGNYLLLDEAPWRTLARAFDMTATLDVDEAELERRLTARWEGHGLAPADIAAKVDENDLPNARLVTARSRKPDIRII